In Phragmites australis chromosome 24, lpPhrAust1.1, whole genome shotgun sequence, the following are encoded in one genomic region:
- the LOC133907282 gene encoding 2-oxoadipate dioxygenase/decarboxylase, chloroplastic/amyloplastic-like produces MSAVTATLAAARSPAVAALRRRWGAAAPLRSAPGLRPRRRGIAMAAAPAPVPADPLPEGADSFFRSVISNMEKVYLSRNPTARTILEHVHSYDGDRICYDHFAFRTFGVDGYGINSLAEFFTDFGYLPREELRFPAKKLRALWFSPPTNDGYTGTGIYGPLPRIFISELLVDELTVQSQEIIHKYIKTSGKGNKHAALASTSGELTWEKPVYSDFQVLSRESEYAAWTLVNGYALNHATIATHRLESDIRSINRFNKFVEDNGFKLNSEGGILKVSPDGLLQQSSTVADSALFTFADGVTESIPRSYIEFAERLLLPQFKHLQDEEVKERHRRDGFEVGNADKIFESTSKDQLTRR; encoded by the exons ATGTCCGCCGTGACCGCGACCCTCGCCGCAGCGAGGTCCCCCGCGGTAGCTGCGCTCCGCCGCCGCTGGGGAGCGGCGGCGCCCCTCCGCTCGGCGCCTGGTCTTCGCCCCCGCCGCCGAGGCATTGCCATGGCCGCCGCGCCCGCACCCGTCCCCGCCGATCCGCTTCCCGAG GGTGCTGATTCATTTTTCCGGTCAGTTATCTCAAACATGGAAAAAGTTTATCTGAGCAGGAATCCAACAGCCAGAACCATTTTGGAGCATGTCCATTCTTATGATGGCGACCGCATTTGTTATGACCACTTTGCTTTCCGGACATTTGGG GTTGATGGTTATGGCATAAATTCACTTGCTGAATTTTTCACTGATTTTGGTTATCTACCTCGTGAAGAACTACGGTTTCCAGCAAAAAAACTTAGAGCACTATGGTTTTCCCCTCCCACCAATGATGGCTACACTGGAACTGGTATATATGGGCCCCTGCCAAGGATATTCATTTCGGAACTTCTTGTGGATGAGTTGACCGTGCAAAGCCAG GAAATTATACATAAGTACATTAAAACTTCTGGTAAAGGAAATAAACATGCTGCTCTTGCAAGTACATCTGGGGAGCTGACATGGGAGAAGCCTGTTTATTCTGATTTCCAGGTTTTGTCTAG GGAAAGTGAATATGCTGCATGGACTCTTGTTAATGGCTATGCACTAAACCATGCCACAATTGCCACTCATCGCCTAGAGTCAGATATCAGAAGTATTAATAGGTTCAACAAATTTGTGGAGGACAATGGGTTCAAGTTAAATTCAGAAGGAGGGATTTTGAAAG TGAGTCCTGATGGTCTCCTTCAGCAAAGCTCAACGGTAGCTGATTCAGCATTGTTTACTTTTGCTGATGGAGTCACTGAATCTATTCCTCGATCCTATATTGAATTTGCTGAACGCTTGCTGCTCCCGCAGTTCAAGCATTTGCAAGATGAAGAG GTAAAAGAACGCCACAGGCGCGATGGTTTTGAGGTGGGCAATGCAGACAAGATATTCGAGAGCACGTCGAAGGATCAGCTGACACGGAGATGA